DNA from Bordetella genomosp. 13:
CAGCCTGCTATGACGCGCCTGCAACTGGTCGCGCGCTATACGCTGTTCGCGGTGGTGGCGACGCTGTGCAACCTGGGCGTGCAGCGACTGGTGCTGGGTGCGGCGGACGCCGCGCATCCGCCGCTGGCCTATGCCGCGGCCGTCGGCTTCGGCACGCTGGCCGGGCTGCTGGTGAAGTACGTGCTGGACAAACGCTGGATCTTCAGGGATATCGAGGCGGGATTGCAGGCGCATGCCCGCAAGTTCTCGCTGTACACCCTGATGGGTGTGGTGACCACGCTGATCTTCTGGTGCGCCGAAACCCTGTTCTGGCTGGTGTGGCACACGCACACGATGCGCGAGCTGGGCGCGGTGCTGGGTTTGGCGATAGGCTATTTCGTGAAATACCGGCTCGACCGCAAATACGTATTCCGCACCCGGTGGGCCGCGCCATGACGCGCGTCGCACTATCGGGCTGGGGGCGCTTTCCGGTGACCTCGTGCCGGCTGGAAACGCCGGCCGACCTGGCGGGACTGCGGGCGCTGCTGCCGCAGGGACGGCTGGCGCCGCGCGGCAACGGCAGGGGCTACGGCGACTGCGCGTTGCTCGAGGACGGCCTGACGGCATCGATGTTGCGCATGAACTGCATGCTGCACTTCGACGCCGCCACCGGCCAGCTGGTCGCGCAGGCCGGCGTGCTGCTGGCCGACATCATCGATGCCTTCCTTCCCCGCGGCTGGTTCCCGGCGGTGACGCCGGGAACCAAGTTCGTGACGGTCGGCGGCATGATCGCGGCCGACGTGCAC
Protein-coding regions in this window:
- a CDS encoding GtrA family protein codes for the protein MTRLQLVARYTLFAVVATLCNLGVQRLVLGAADAAHPPLAYAAAVGFGTLAGLLVKYVLDKRWIFRDIEAGLQAHARKFSLYTLMGVVTTLIFWCAETLFWLVWHTHTMRELGAVLGLAIGYFVKYRLDRKYVFRTRWAAP